One window from the genome of Pyrus communis chromosome 16, drPyrComm1.1, whole genome shotgun sequence encodes:
- the LOC137720380 gene encoding heterogeneous nuclear ribonucleoprotein Q-like, with translation MAEGAEVEDRVDLDEDNFMEEMDDDVDEQIDEDGVDGGSDENVEDHVEEAHEDPATKASDTDHPPKPDESHHAGEFVEDGEKPSSPVNEEEKEKHAQLLALPPYGSEVFIGGLPKDTSEEDLRDLCNEIGEIIEVRLMQDRETGESKGYAFIGFKTKEVAQKAIEELHSKVFKGKTLRCSLSETKYRLFIGNVPKIWTEDEFRKVIDEVGPGVEHIELIKDPQNPSRNRGFAFVLYYNNACADYSRQKMSNSNFKLDGNTPTVTWADPKSTPDHTAAAQSQVKALYVKNIPENTSTEKLKELFQHHGEVTKVVMPPGKGGQGKRDFGFVHFAERASALKAVKDTEKYEIDGHPLEVVLAKPQTEKKPDGAYPYNAGPHASHLARPGYGGGYGGNPYGSVGAGYGVAAGFQQPMIYGRGPMPAGMHMVPMVLPDGRIGYVLQQPGVQMPTPRPRRADRSNGPGSGRGSGGSDEGNRGGRRYRPY, from the exons ATGGCAGAAGGAGCGGAAGTTGAGGACCGGGTGGATCTGGATGAGGACAACTTCATGGAAGAGATGGACGATGATGTAGATGAGCAAATAGATGAAGATGGAGTAGATGGAGGCAGTGATGAAAATGTGGAGGATCATGTTGAAGAAGCACATGAAGATCCTGCAACTAAGGCTAGCGACACAGATCACCCACCCAAACCAGATGAAAGCCACCATGCTGGTGAATTTGTGGAAGATGGAGAGAAACCTTCTAGTCCTGTCAATgaagaggagaaagagaagCATGCACAACTTCTTGCCCTTCCCCCCTATGGGTCTGAAGTTTTCATTGGTGGACTTCCTAAAGACACTTCGGAAGAAGATCTGAGGGATCTATGTAATGAAATAGGCGAAATTATTGAG GTAAGATTAATGCAAGACAGGGAAACTGGTGAAAGCAAGGGTTATGCATTTATAGGATTTAAGACTAAAGAGGTTGCACAAAAAGCCATTGAAGAGTTGCATAGTAAAGTATTCAAG GGTAAAACCTTAAGATGTTCACTTTCTGAAACTAAATATAGATTGTTCATTGGTAATGTTCCAAAAATCTGGACCGAGGATGAGTTTCGTAAAGTCATTGATGAGGTTGGTCCTGGGGTTGAGCACATTGAACTAATAAAG GATCCTCAAAATCCAAGCAGAAATCGtggttttgcttttgttttgtattATAATAATGCCTGCGCTGATTATTCAAGACAGAAaatgtcaaattcaaattttaagctGGATGGAAATACCCCAACTGTTACCTGGGCAGATCCAAAAAGTACTCCTGATCATACTGCTGCAGCTCAG TCCCAGGTGAAGGCTCTTTATGTGAAAAACATACCTGAGAACACTAGCACTGAGAAGCTGAAGGAACTATTCCAGCACCATGGTGAAGTGACAAAAGTGGTTATGCCACCTGGAAAAGGTGGTCAAGGAAAACGAGATTTTGGCTTCGTCCATTTTGCTGAAAGGGCAAGTGCACTGAAGGCTGTCAAAGACACTgagaaatatgaaattgatg GTCATCCACTGGAAGTTGTCCTTGCGAAGCCTCAGACTGAGAAGAAACCTGATGGGGCTTATCCGTACAATGCAGGGCCTCATGCAAGCCACCTTGCACGCCCAGGGTATGGTGGTGGTTATGGCGGAAATCCATACGGCTCAGTGGGGGCTGGATATGGTGTTGCTGCAGGCTTTCAGCAG CCAATGATATATGGTAGAGGACCAATGCCTGCAGGAATGCACATGGTGCCTATGGTTTTACCGGATGGTCGAATTGGCTATGTGCT TCAGCAGCCTGGTGTACAGATGCCAACTCCTCGACCTCGAAGAGCAGATCGGAGCAATGGTCCAGGCAGTGGACGAGGAAGTGGCGGCAGTGATGAAGGCAACCGTGGTGGCAGAAGGTACCGACCATACTAG
- the LOC137721446 gene encoding uncharacterized protein, with product MWAVTYPPPPPPSQPLIPKPPPTYPVRLSIAAKSQPPSQDLGGLGQSMLTKLKSNPNPKLQGKQKQDEEGKKVISGSDVLFAMQRAAAKKNRESVTKKKKAPPSSSSSYAGSHREEEAVDEYGNVRPLRVKSEWGSRLDELGKRLQELSSKAL from the coding sequence ATGTGGGCAGTGACCTACCCGCCCCCGCCACCACCATCTCAACCTCTCATCCCCAAACCACCTCCAACGTATCCCGTCCGCCTCTCTATTGCCGCAAAGTCTCAGCCGCCATCCCAAGACCTCGGAGGCTTAGGCCAATCAATGCTCACAAAACTCAAATCCAATCCCAACCCAAAATTACAAGGAAAGCAAAAGCAAGATGAAGAGGGTAAGAAGGTAATTAGTGGGTCGGATGTGCTTTTCGCCATGCAGAGAGCAGCGGCGAAGAAAAATAGAGAGAGCGTTACGAAAAAGAAGAAGGCACCGCCGTCGTCGTCGTCATCCTATGCGGGCAGTCACAGGGAAGAGGAAGCTGTGGACGAGTATGGTAACGTGAGGCCCTTGCGTGTGAAAAGCGAGTGGGGTAGTAGGTTGGATGAGTTGGGAAAACGCCTTCAAGAGCTTTCTTCCAAGGCCCTTTGA
- the LOC137720268 gene encoding 3-ketoacyl-CoA synthase 1-like: MDAASVHPKSSSDNSSSINMDKERLTAEMAFKDSSSAVIKIRQHLPDFLQSVKLKYVKLGYGYTVNAATIILFLLILPLFVSVIIQLTGLELERITELWTNQAVRLESIDAATRLTGSGVLLFFFGLYWAKRSRPVYLVDFSCYKPEDERKMSVESFLKMTEDNGAFAPDTVNFQTRISNRSGLGDETYLPRGITSNPPQLSMEQARSEAESVMFGALDSLFEKTGIKPNQIDILIVNCSLFNPTPSLSSMIVNHYKLKTDIKSYNLGGMGCSAGLISIDLAKDLLKANPNSYAVVVSTENITLNWYFGNDKSMLLCNCIFRMGGAAVLLSNKNRDRARSKYELIHTVRTHKGADDKNYKCVYQREDDKGTVGVSLARELMAVAGDALKTNITTLGPLVLPFTEQVLFFITLIRKKVFKAKVKPYIPDFKLAFEHFCIHAGGRAVLDELEKNLQLTEWHMEPSRMTLHRFGNTSSSSLWYELSYAEAKGRVGRGDRVWQIAFGSGFKCNSAVWRALRPISVGDGLGNPWMDSIDKYPVKIPIA; this comes from the coding sequence ATGGATGCTGCTTCTGTTCATCCTAAAAGTAGTAGTGATAACAGTAGTAGTATAAACATGGACAAGGAGAGATTGACGGCGGAGATGGCGTTCAAGGACTCGTCCTCCGCCGTCATCAAAATCCGGCAGCACCTGCCGGATTTCTTACAGTCCGTCAAGCTCAAGTACGTCAAGCTCGGGTATGGCTATACCGTTAACGCAGCCACCATTATTTTGTTCCTCCTCATTTTACCGCTCTTCGTCTCCGTAATAATCCAGCTCACCGGTCTGGAGCTGGAACGGATCACCGAGCTCTGGACCAACCAGGCCGTCCGGCTCGAAAGCATCGACGCCGCCACCAGGCTCACCGGTTCAGGGgtccttctcttcttctttggcCTCTACTGGGCCAAGAGGTCTAGACCGGTCTACCTCGTCGACTTCTCATGCTACAAACCGGAAGACGAACGCAAAATGTCCGTCGAGTCGTTTCTAAAAATGACGGAAGACAACGGCGCATTTGCTCCCGACACGGTTAACTTCCAGACCCGCATTTCGAACCGGTCCGGTCTAGGCGACGAGACGTACTTGCCTCGCGGAATCACCTCCAACCCGCCACAGCTGTCAATGGAGCAAGCCCGGTCCGAGGCCGAGTCGGTCATGTTCGGCGCGCTCGACTCACTCTTCGAAAAAACCGGAATCAAACCGAACCAAATCGACATCCTCATCGTTAACTGCAGCCTGTTCAACCCGACGCCGTCACTGTCCTCCATGATCGTCAACCACTACAAGCTCAAAACCGACATTAAATCCTACAACCTCGGCGGCATGGGCTGTAGCGCCGGACTGATCTCCATCGACCTAGCCAAGGACCTCCTCAAAGCAAACCCCAACTCCTACGCCGTCGTAGTCAGCACCGAAAACATAACCTTAAACTGGTACTTCGGAAACGACAAATCCATGCTCCTCTGCAACTGTATTTTCCGAATGGGCGGGGCCGCGGTTCTCCTATCAAACAAGAACCGCGACCGCGCCCGGTCCAAGTACGAGCTCATACACACCGTCCGGACCCATAAGGGCGCCGACGACAAGAACTACAAGTGCGTTTACCAGCGGGAAGACGACAAAGGCACCGTCGGCGTTTCGCTGGCGCGTGAGCTCATGGCCGTGGCGGGCGACGCGTTGAAAACGAACATAACGACGCTTGGCCCACTCGTCCTGCCGTTTACCGAACAAGTGCTGTTTTTCATAACGCTGATTCGGAAGAAGGTTTTCAAGGCGAAGGTCAAGCCGTACATTCCGGACTTTAAGCTCGCGTTCGAGCACTTCTGCATCCACGCGGGCGGACGCGCCGTCCTGGACGAGTTGGAGAAGAATCTGCAACTCACTGAGTGGCACATGGAGCCATCTCGGATGACGTTGCACCGGTTTGGCAACACGTCGAGCAGTTCGCTGTGGTACGAGCTGTCGTACGCGGAGGCGAAGGGTCGGGTTGGGAGGGGTGATCGGGTTTGGCAGATCGCCTTTGGGTCGGGTTTTAAGTGTAACAGCGCGGTTTGGCGGGCCCTCCGGCCGATTTCGGTCGGGGACGGGTTGGGTAATCCGTGGATGGACTCGATTGATAAATACCCGGTCAAAATCCCGATAGCTTAG
- the LOC137720626 gene encoding CBL-interacting serine/threonine-protein kinase 9-like, protein MSAKGPRMRTRVGKYELGKTLGEGTFAKVKFAKNMETGQCVAIKIVHREQVLRNKMIKHIKREISTMKLIKHPNVTQMFEVMASKTKIYIVLEFVDGGELFDEIAKNGRLKEDEARRYFQQLINAVDYCHSRGVYHRDLKPENLLLDSYGVLKISDFGLSTFEQQVREDGLLHTACGTPNYVAPEVLNNKGYDGTSADIWSCGVILFVLMAGYLPFDEPSIISLYKKICKAEFSCPGWFSSGAKKMIQHILDPNPVTRITIPEILENEWFKEGYKPAQFKVEEDVNLDDVDAVFGNSKEKLVTERKEKPVSMNAFELISSSKSFNLENLFEKQMGLVKRETRFTSQRPANEIMNKIEEAAKPLGFNVHKRDYKMKLQGDKHGRKGHLSVATEVFEMAPSVHMVELRKTGGDTLEFHKFYKTFSSGLQDIVWKSEETTEESR, encoded by the exons ATGAGCGCGAAGGGGCCGAGGATGAGGACCCGCGTGGGGAAGTACGAGCTGGGGAAAACGCTGGGAGAGGGAACGTTTGCGAAGGTGAAGTTCGCCAAGAACATGGAGACCGGGCAGTGCGTCGCCATTAAAATCGTCCACCGTGAGCAAGTCCTCAGAAACAAGATGATCAAACAC ATAAAAAGAGAGATATCAACAATGAAGCTGATCAAACACCCAAATGTTACCCAGATGTTTGAG GTCATGGCAAGCAAAACTAAGATCTACATTGTTCTCGAGTTTGTTGATGGGGGTGAGCTCTTTGACGAAATA GCCAAAAATGGGAGACTGAAAGAGGATGAGGCCAGGAGATATTTCCAACAGCTCATTAATGCTGTGGATTACTGCCATAGTAGAGGCGTGTACCATCGAGATTTGAAG CCCGAAAACCTTCTTCTGGATTCATATGGTGTCCTGAAGATTTCAGACTTTGGTCTCAGTACATTTGAACAGCAAGTGCGG GAAGATGGCCTTCTTCATACTGCCTGTGGGACTCCGAATTATGTTGCTCCTGAG GTGCTAAACAATAAAGGTTATGATGGCACATCAGCTGATATTTGGTCTTGCGGGGTCATTCTCTTTGTACTCATGGCTGGTTACCTGCCTTTTGACGAACCAAGTATTATATCGCTGTACAAAAAA ATCTGCAAAGCTGAATTTTCATGTCCGGGATGGTTTTCATCCGGCGCAAAGAAAATGATACAGCACATACTTGATCCAAACCCTGTAACG CGGATAACAATTCCTGAGATCTTAGAAAATGAATGGTTTAAGGAAGGCTACAAGCCAGCGCAGTTCAAAGTGGAAGAGGATGTAAATCTAGATGATGTAGATGCTGTTTTCGGCAACTCAAAG GAAAAATTAGTAACGGAAAGGAAAGAGAAACCTGTATCAATGAATGCTTTTGAGCTTATTTCTAGCTCAAAGAGTTTCAACCTGGAAAATTTATTTGAGAAGCAAATG GGTCTTGTGAAACGAGAAACCCGATTTACTTCCCAACGCCCTGCAAATGAAATCATGAACAAAATCGAGGAAGCTGCAAAGCCCTTGGGCTTTAATGTTCACAAGAGAGACTACAAG ATGAAGTTGCAAGGAGACAAGCATGGCAGAAAGGGCCACCTCTCCGTAGCTACTGAG GTGTTCGAGATGGCTCCCTCCGTGCACATGGTAGAGCTCCGGAAAACTGGTGGTGACACACTAGAGTTCCACAAG TTCTACAAAACTTTCTCATCGGGTTTACAAGATATAGTGTGGAAATCTGAAGAAACTACTGAAGAATCAAGGtga